In a single window of the Delftia tsuruhatensis genome:
- a CDS encoding acyl-CoA dehydrogenase family protein: protein MDFLWSEEQEQIRDAVERACAPFDADYWLRKDHEGGFPHDFHKALADAGWLGIAMPEEFGGAGLGISEAALMMHTISATGAGLSGASAVHMNIFGLHPAVVFGSDAQKRRWLPPLIAGTDKACFGVTEPNAGLNTLKLQTRAVRDGDVYVVHGQKVFISTAQVANKILLLVRTRPVEECQGTEGLSLFYTDLDRERIEVREIDKLGRKCVDTNQLFIDGLRIPAEDRIGEEGKGFSYILHGLNPERILIAAEAVGLGRAALARATQYAKERVVFDRPIGQNQGIQHPLAQAWMGLEAAHLMVQKAAFLYDKGLPCGAEANAAKYLAAEACAKACEAAIFTHGGMGYAKEYHVERYMRESWIPRLAPVSPQLIMCFIAEKVLGLPKSY, encoded by the coding sequence ATGGACTTTCTGTGGAGCGAAGAACAGGAACAGATCCGCGACGCCGTCGAGCGCGCCTGCGCGCCCTTCGACGCCGACTACTGGCTGCGCAAGGATCACGAAGGCGGCTTCCCGCACGACTTCCACAAGGCCCTGGCCGACGCGGGCTGGCTGGGCATCGCCATGCCCGAGGAGTTCGGCGGCGCGGGCCTGGGCATCAGCGAGGCGGCGCTGATGATGCACACCATCTCGGCCACGGGAGCGGGCCTGTCGGGCGCCTCGGCCGTGCACATGAACATCTTCGGCCTGCATCCTGCCGTGGTCTTCGGCAGCGACGCGCAAAAGCGCCGCTGGCTGCCTCCGCTGATCGCGGGCACGGACAAGGCCTGCTTCGGCGTGACCGAGCCCAACGCGGGCCTGAACACCCTCAAGCTGCAGACCCGCGCGGTGCGCGATGGCGACGTCTATGTGGTCCACGGCCAGAAGGTCTTCATCTCCACGGCCCAGGTGGCCAACAAGATCCTGCTGCTGGTGCGCACCCGGCCCGTGGAAGAGTGCCAGGGCACGGAAGGCCTGAGCCTGTTCTACACCGACCTGGACCGCGAACGCATCGAGGTGCGCGAGATCGACAAGCTGGGCCGCAAATGCGTGGACACCAACCAGCTGTTCATCGACGGCCTGCGCATCCCCGCCGAGGACCGCATCGGCGAAGAGGGCAAGGGCTTCTCGTACATCCTGCACGGCCTCAACCCCGAGCGCATCCTCATCGCCGCCGAGGCCGTGGGCCTGGGCCGCGCGGCCCTGGCGCGCGCCACCCAGTACGCCAAGGAGCGCGTGGTCTTCGACCGCCCCATCGGCCAGAACCAGGGCATACAGCACCCGCTGGCCCAGGCCTGGATGGGGCTGGAAGCCGCCCACCTCATGGTGCAGAAGGCCGCCTTCCTCTACGACAAGGGACTGCCCTGCGGCGCCGAGGCCAACGCCGCCAAGTACCTGGCAGCCGAAGCCTGCGCCAAGGCCTGCGAAGCCGCCATCTTCACGCACGGAGGCATGGGCTACGCCAAGGAATACCACGTGGAGCGCTACATGCGCGAATCCTGGATCCCGCGCCTGGCGCCCGTCAGCCCGCAACTCATCATGTGCTTCATCGCGGAAAAGGTTCTGGGCCTGCCGAAATCGTACTGA
- a CDS encoding cupin domain-containing protein, producing the protein MPRYLIREQDVPGYSPANHHGTTNRRLVSAANVGARHMELVLGTLEKGGGALPHAHPGMEQACYLLAGTAEVEIDGEGGKESFAMQPGDTCFFPEDCMHIFRVTSEEPVRLLVFYSPPYGENPGRVRRPAA; encoded by the coding sequence ATGCCCCGCTATCTGATCCGAGAACAGGACGTACCCGGCTACAGCCCCGCCAACCACCACGGCACCACCAACCGCCGCCTGGTCAGCGCGGCCAACGTGGGCGCGCGCCACATGGAACTGGTGCTGGGAACGCTGGAGAAAGGCGGCGGTGCGCTGCCCCACGCCCACCCGGGCATGGAGCAGGCCTGCTACCTGCTGGCCGGCACGGCCGAGGTGGAGATCGACGGCGAAGGAGGCAAGGAAAGCTTCGCCATGCAGCCCGGCGACACCTGCTTCTTTCCCGAGGACTGCATGCACATCTTCCGCGTGACCAGCGAGGAACCCGTGCGCCTGCTGGTCTTCTACAGCCCGCCCTACGGCGAGAACCCCGGGCGAGTGCGCCGACCGGCCGCCTGA
- a CDS encoding CaiB/BaiF CoA transferase family protein yields the protein MQEAQQGQQGPLAGVKVLDMTSVVMGPFATQILAGLGAEVIKVESPEGDNMRHVGPMRNPAMGHIFLQANQGKRSVVLDLKQGAAREALLRLAEGCDVLVSNVRPQAMARLGLAYEDVAARNPRIIHVSCCGFDQRGPNAARPAYDDLIQGATGVPWLAQQYGGGEPAYAPMTLGDRVTGLHAVYAVTAALYAREKTGQGQAVVVPMFEAMTQFILGDHMAGLSFEPELGGPGYARLLTAHRRPYRTRDGYLCVLIYNDKHWHSFFTAIGQPERMREPMFATHGQRALHIDAVYAEVSRLMRERGTAEWRTLLDAADVPNMPMASPEDLIADPQHQATGFVHEIDHPSEGRLRTTASPTRWSATPPAERAAPAPRLGEHTLQVLRDAGLTEAELAALQASRACSQAASLQDTPPQAQGNQPCPAI from the coding sequence ATGCAAGAAGCGCAGCAGGGGCAGCAAGGCCCTCTTGCCGGGGTGAAGGTGCTGGACATGACCTCGGTGGTCATGGGCCCCTTTGCCACCCAGATCCTTGCGGGCCTGGGGGCCGAGGTGATCAAGGTCGAATCGCCCGAGGGCGACAACATGCGCCACGTCGGCCCCATGCGCAATCCCGCCATGGGCCACATCTTCCTGCAGGCCAACCAGGGCAAGCGCTCCGTGGTGCTGGACCTCAAGCAGGGCGCCGCGCGCGAGGCCCTGCTGCGCCTGGCCGAAGGCTGCGACGTGCTGGTCAGCAACGTGCGGCCCCAGGCCATGGCGCGACTGGGCCTGGCCTACGAGGACGTGGCGGCGCGCAACCCGCGCATCATCCACGTGAGTTGCTGCGGCTTCGACCAGCGCGGCCCCAACGCGGCCCGGCCCGCCTATGACGACCTCATCCAGGGCGCCACCGGCGTGCCCTGGCTGGCGCAGCAATACGGCGGCGGCGAGCCCGCCTACGCGCCCATGACCCTGGGCGACCGCGTCACAGGCCTGCATGCCGTCTACGCCGTCACGGCCGCCCTCTATGCGCGCGAGAAAACAGGCCAGGGCCAGGCCGTGGTCGTGCCCATGTTCGAGGCCATGACCCAGTTCATCCTGGGCGACCACATGGCCGGCCTGTCCTTCGAGCCCGAACTCGGCGGCCCCGGCTATGCACGGTTGCTGACGGCCCACCGCCGCCCCTACCGCACGCGCGACGGCTATCTGTGCGTGCTGATCTACAACGACAAGCATTGGCACAGCTTCTTCACCGCCATCGGCCAGCCCGAGCGCATGCGCGAACCCATGTTCGCCACCCACGGCCAGCGCGCCCTGCACATCGATGCCGTCTACGCCGAAGTCTCGCGGCTGATGCGCGAGCGCGGCACCGCCGAATGGCGCACGCTGCTGGACGCGGCCGACGTGCCCAACATGCCCATGGCCTCGCCCGAGGACCTGATCGCCGACCCCCAGCACCAGGCTACCGGCTTCGTGCACGAAATTGACCACCCCAGTGAAGGCCGGCTGCGCACCACGGCCAGCCCCACGCGCTGGAGCGCCACGCCGCCCGCCGAACGCGCCGCCCCCGCGCCGCGCCTGGGCGAGCACACGCTGCAGGTACTGCGCGATGCGGGCCTGACCGAGGCCGAACTGGCGGCCCTGCAGGCCAGCCGCGCCTGCAGCCAGGCCGCCTCGCTGCAAGACACCCCACCACAAGCACAAGGAAACCAGCCATGCCCCGCTATCTGA
- a CDS encoding Bug family tripartite tricarboxylate transporter substrate binding protein produces the protein MKHSPLRRALALGALSAMAAAAAPPALAQGSYPSSPITLVVPFAAGSGTDAVARLVASRLGERLRQPVIVDNKAGANAQIAAGHVAKARPDGYTLFMTTNTSHSANPWLVKGLKYDPVKDFTPVARVGELPFALLVHPSVPAKTVQELIDYAKANPDRLSYGTPNSTSLVASETFKYVTRAQITSVPYKSSPQALTDLMGNQIQVYVADLGSAWGTIKTDRVRTLGVTAAKGSTLLPNVPAIGKTLPGFDITSWNGIFGPAGMPAEITERLNTELQAILKDKAVQEQLAQVGFEVWPTATPAEFATYVKDQMARWGQLVKQAGIEAQ, from the coding sequence ATGAAGCATTCCCCGTTGCGCAGGGCCCTGGCCCTTGGCGCGCTCAGTGCCATGGCCGCCGCTGCGGCACCCCCCGCCCTGGCCCAGGGCAGCTATCCCTCCAGCCCCATCACCCTGGTCGTGCCGTTTGCGGCCGGCAGCGGCACCGATGCCGTGGCGCGCCTGGTGGCCAGCCGGCTGGGCGAGCGGCTCAGGCAGCCCGTGATCGTGGACAACAAGGCCGGCGCCAATGCCCAGATCGCCGCCGGCCATGTGGCCAAGGCCAGGCCCGACGGCTACACCCTGTTCATGACAACCAATACCTCGCACTCGGCCAACCCCTGGCTGGTCAAGGGCCTGAAGTACGACCCCGTCAAGGACTTCACGCCCGTGGCGCGCGTGGGCGAGCTGCCGTTCGCGCTGCTGGTCCACCCCTCCGTGCCCGCCAAGACCGTGCAGGAACTCATCGACTACGCCAAGGCCAATCCCGACCGCCTGTCCTACGGCACGCCCAACAGCACCTCGCTGGTGGCCTCGGAAACCTTCAAGTACGTGACGCGGGCCCAGATCACCTCGGTGCCCTACAAGTCCAGCCCGCAGGCACTGACCGACCTCATGGGCAACCAGATCCAGGTCTATGTGGCCGACCTCGGCTCGGCCTGGGGCACGATCAAGACCGACCGCGTGCGCACGCTGGGCGTGACGGCCGCCAAGGGCTCGACCCTGCTGCCCAATGTACCGGCGATCGGCAAGACGCTGCCGGGCTTCGACATCACGTCGTGGAACGGCATCTTCGGCCCGGCCGGCATGCCCGCGGAAATCACCGAGCGCCTGAACACCGAGCTGCAGGCCATCCTCAAGGACAAGGCCGTGCAGGAGCAACTGGCCCAGGTCGGCTTCGAGGTCTGGCCCACGGCCACGCCCGCCGAGTTCGCCACCTATGTGAAGGACCAGATGGCCCGCTGGGGGCAACTGGTCAAGCAGGCCGGCATCGAGGCGCAGTGA
- a CDS encoding SRPBCC family protein, with product MSHTAHTIRLHRVLKAPPERVYQAFTTAAALAKWLPPHGYVCEVAEFDARVGGRYRMAFVNLSTGGRSGFGGEFLELEPGRLVRHTDRFDDPQLPGEMITTIALRAVFCGTELDVTQEGVPAVIPAEACHLGWQESLQLLTLLVEASVPG from the coding sequence ATGTCACACACCGCCCACACCATCCGGCTGCACCGTGTTCTCAAGGCTCCGCCTGAGCGTGTCTACCAGGCCTTCACCACGGCGGCGGCCCTGGCCAAATGGCTGCCGCCGCACGGCTACGTCTGCGAAGTGGCCGAATTCGACGCGCGCGTGGGCGGGCGCTATCGCATGGCCTTCGTCAACCTCTCCACAGGCGGGCGCAGTGGGTTCGGTGGCGAATTCCTGGAGCTGGAGCCGGGCCGGCTGGTACGCCACACCGACAGGTTCGACGACCCCCAGTTGCCGGGCGAGATGATCACCACCATCGCGCTGCGCGCCGTGTTCTGCGGCACCGAGCTCGACGTGACCCAGGAAGGCGTGCCCGCCGTGATCCCGGCCGAAGCCTGCCACCTGGGCTGGCAGGAATCGCTGCAGTTGCTGACCCTGCTGGTGGAGGCCAGCGTGCCCGGCTGA
- a CDS encoding cupin domain-containing protein: MATPFAPTAHAIDVLPFGARLAGARTCALFKSEDMEVIRVVLRASQSLPPHKVPGSVSLHCLEGQLEVMLGGSLQALQAGQLMHLPPNMPHAVRAVEDTSALVTIVLCDAP; this comes from the coding sequence ATGGCCACCCCCTTTGCACCGACCGCACATGCCATCGATGTCCTGCCGTTCGGTGCGCGGCTGGCGGGCGCAAGAACCTGCGCCCTGTTCAAGTCCGAGGACATGGAGGTCATCCGCGTGGTGCTGCGCGCCAGCCAGTCTCTGCCACCGCACAAGGTGCCGGGCAGCGTGAGCCTGCATTGCCTCGAAGGGCAGCTGGAGGTGATGCTGGGCGGCAGCCTGCAGGCGCTGCAGGCCGGCCAGCTCATGCACCTGCCACCCAACATGCCGCACGCGGTACGCGCCGTGGAGGACACTTCCGCCCTCGTCACCATCGTGCTGTGCGATGCGCCCTGA
- a CDS encoding PLP-dependent aminotransferase family protein — MTLTLASAPDTGASSRPSGTAFQAVEPWRPLRSSDLSLVEQLVDHYGGLIRHHGLRAGSRLPSVRALAQEAGVSRDTVVQAYDRLAAQGLVHSRRGSGIFVSAQRAAQAVPRASDALPTLEQGAAFDTAYLLRSMFREGTEHSGSAGMLPPEWLDQEMLASALRAVGRSTGTSLLTYGVPQGYLPLRQQIASVLQAQDVPAHPEDHLMTVAGVTQGLDLIVRSLVRPGDTVLVEDPGWFLIFGRLNALGVNVVGVPRLPGGPDVQALERLACQHQPRLFILNTAVHNPTGQTLSAGVAHEVLRIAERHDFYLVEDDTYSDFLPGVPVRLAAMDRLRRVLLVGGYSKTLAGSLRVGYVAAHADLIRRLTDLKLLGGLTTALPGEQVVHRVLADGQYRKHVDRLRERVDRARDRCLRMLENLDCRAPHEPQAGMFAWVDCGMDSEVLARHAAAQGLLLAPGLLFSPRQAAGSMLRIPVPMVEQAKAWKILGHLLAQHRGG, encoded by the coding sequence ATGACCCTGACACTTGCCTCGGCGCCCGATACCGGCGCGTCTTCCCGTCCCTCCGGCACCGCATTCCAGGCCGTCGAGCCCTGGCGTCCGCTGCGCTCCTCCGACCTCTCGCTGGTGGAGCAATTGGTGGATCACTACGGCGGGCTGATCCGTCACCACGGGCTGCGCGCAGGCTCGCGCCTGCCTTCGGTGCGGGCTCTGGCGCAGGAGGCGGGCGTCAGCCGAGACACCGTGGTCCAGGCCTATGACCGGCTGGCCGCACAGGGGCTGGTGCATTCGCGGCGTGGCTCGGGCATCTTCGTCAGCGCCCAGCGGGCGGCCCAGGCAGTGCCGCGCGCCAGCGATGCCCTGCCGACACTGGAGCAGGGCGCGGCCTTCGACACGGCGTATCTGCTGCGCAGCATGTTCCGCGAAGGCACGGAGCATTCGGGGAGCGCGGGCATGCTGCCGCCGGAATGGCTGGACCAGGAGATGCTGGCTTCCGCCCTGCGCGCCGTGGGCCGCAGCACGGGGACCAGCCTGCTGACCTATGGCGTGCCGCAGGGGTACCTGCCGCTGCGCCAGCAGATCGCCTCGGTGCTGCAGGCCCAGGACGTGCCAGCCCACCCCGAGGACCACCTGATGACCGTGGCCGGAGTCACGCAGGGGCTGGACCTCATCGTGCGCAGCCTTGTGCGCCCCGGCGACACGGTCCTGGTCGAGGACCCGGGCTGGTTCCTGATCTTCGGCCGGCTCAACGCCCTGGGCGTGAACGTGGTCGGCGTGCCCCGGCTGCCCGGCGGCCCCGACGTGCAGGCGCTGGAGCGGCTGGCCTGCCAGCACCAGCCCCGGCTTTTCATCCTGAACACGGCCGTGCACAACCCCACGGGCCAGACCCTGTCGGCCGGCGTGGCCCACGAGGTGCTGCGCATTGCCGAGCGCCATGACTTCTACCTGGTCGAGGACGATACCTATTCGGACTTCCTGCCCGGCGTGCCCGTGCGCCTGGCGGCCATGGACCGGCTGCGGCGCGTGCTGCTGGTGGGGGGCTATTCCAAGACGCTGGCCGGCAGCCTGCGCGTGGGCTATGTGGCGGCCCATGCGGACCTGATCCGGCGGCTGACCGATCTCAAGCTGCTGGGAGGGCTGACCACGGCACTGCCGGGCGAGCAGGTCGTGCACCGCGTGCTCGCCGACGGCCAGTACCGCAAGCATGTGGACCGCCTGCGCGAGCGCGTGGACCGCGCGCGCGACCGTTGCCTGCGCATGCTGGAAAACCTGGACTGCCGTGCGCCGCACGAACCACAGGCCGGCATGTTCGCCTGGGTGGACTGCGGCATGGATTCGGAAGTACTGGCCCGCCATGCGGCCGCACAGGGCCTGCTGCTGGCGCCGGGCCTGCTGTTCTCACCCCGCCAGGCGGCAGGCAGCATGCTGCGCATCCCCGTTCCCATGGTGGAGCAGGCCAAGGCCTGGAAGATCCTGGGCCATCTGCTGGCGCAACACCGGGGTGGATGA
- a CDS encoding LysE family translocator, whose translation MPYDSAPTSFLLPLAMFAFVSSVTPGPNNVMLTASGASFGYRRTVPHMLGITLGVVVMVLLVGAGLGAVFERMPVIYTALKYLGAAYLVWLAWKIAGSAGIDGGSAGAKPFGFWQAAAFQWVNPKAWIMAIGVIATYTPREDFFVNLLLAALVLGVVNYPSVSVWTLFGSAVGRALRSPRALRRFNWCMAALLLLSLYPVLADSHA comes from the coding sequence ATGCCTTACGATTCCGCCCCCACCTCGTTCCTGCTGCCGCTGGCCATGTTCGCCTTCGTCAGCTCCGTCACGCCCGGCCCCAACAATGTGATGCTGACGGCCTCGGGCGCCAGCTTCGGCTACCGCCGCACCGTGCCCCATATGCTGGGCATCACCCTGGGCGTGGTGGTCATGGTGCTGCTGGTGGGCGCGGGCCTGGGGGCGGTCTTCGAGCGCATGCCGGTGATCTACACCGCGCTCAAGTACCTGGGCGCGGCCTATCTGGTCTGGCTGGCCTGGAAGATCGCGGGCAGTGCGGGCATCGATGGCGGCAGCGCGGGCGCCAAGCCCTTCGGGTTCTGGCAGGCGGCGGCCTTCCAGTGGGTGAATCCCAAGGCCTGGATCATGGCCATCGGCGTGATCGCCACCTACACGCCGCGCGAGGATTTCTTCGTCAACCTGTTGCTGGCCGCGCTCGTGCTGGGCGTGGTCAACTACCCCAGCGTCAGTGTCTGGACGCTGTTCGGCAGCGCCGTGGGGCGTGCGCTGCGCTCCCCCCGAGCGCTGCGCCGCTTCAACTGGTGCATGGCCGCCCTGCTGCTGCTGTCACTGTATCCCGTGCTGGCCGATTCACACGCCTGA
- the mnmH gene encoding tRNA 2-selenouridine(34) synthase MnmH, whose product MSHRQPIRVTDRHQFDTLIDARSPAEFEQDHIPGAINCPVLDNEERARIGTIYKQVSPFEAKRLGAAMVSANLARHLHETFADKPAHWKPLVYCWRGGLRSGSMVTWLRLVGWDAQQLANGYKAYRGHVISLIDHLVPQLRLQVLCGATGSAKTRVLHALAQAGEQVLDLEGYARHKGSLLGNLPGVEQPSQKYFETLLAQQLETFDLARPVYVEGESVKIGRVSLPLGLVEHMRQSPVVEIEATAQARLDYLLRDYAYLGDDPQALADKLGWLKELQGKEVVARWQAWAHERSLSPLFSELMALHYDPHYQRSQERHFSRWRARRTVQAADLGEAGIADLAGQVLRLPPA is encoded by the coding sequence GTGTCCCATCGCCAGCCCATCCGTGTCACCGACCGCCACCAGTTCGACACCCTGATCGACGCACGCTCGCCCGCCGAGTTCGAGCAGGATCACATTCCCGGCGCCATCAACTGCCCCGTGCTCGACAACGAGGAGCGCGCCCGCATCGGCACCATCTACAAGCAGGTCAGCCCCTTCGAGGCCAAGCGCCTGGGCGCGGCCATGGTTTCGGCCAACCTGGCCCGCCACCTGCATGAGACCTTCGCCGACAAGCCCGCCCACTGGAAGCCCCTGGTCTACTGCTGGCGCGGCGGGCTGCGCAGCGGCTCCATGGTCACCTGGCTGCGGCTGGTGGGCTGGGACGCCCAGCAACTGGCCAATGGCTACAAGGCCTATCGTGGCCATGTCATCTCATTGATCGACCATCTGGTGCCGCAGCTGCGCCTGCAGGTGCTGTGCGGCGCCACCGGCAGCGCCAAGACACGCGTGCTGCATGCGCTGGCACAAGCTGGCGAACAGGTGCTGGACCTGGAAGGCTATGCCCGCCACAAGGGCTCGCTGCTGGGCAACCTGCCCGGCGTGGAGCAGCCCAGCCAGAAGTACTTCGAGACGCTGCTGGCGCAGCAGCTGGAGACGTTCGACCTGGCACGGCCCGTCTATGTGGAAGGCGAAAGCGTGAAGATCGGGCGCGTGTCCCTGCCCCTGGGGCTGGTGGAGCACATGCGCCAGTCACCCGTGGTCGAGATCGAGGCCACGGCCCAGGCACGCCTGGACTACCTGCTGCGTGACTATGCCTACCTGGGCGACGATCCGCAGGCGCTGGCCGACAAGCTGGGCTGGCTCAAGGAGTTGCAGGGCAAGGAGGTCGTCGCGCGCTGGCAGGCCTGGGCCCATGAGCGCAGTCTGTCCCCCCTGTTTTCCGAGCTCATGGCCCTGCACTACGACCCGCACTACCAGCGCTCGCAGGAACGGCATTTCTCCCGGTGGCGCGCGCGCCGCACCGTGCAGGCCGCCGACCTTGGCGAGGCCGGCATCGCCGATCTTGCAGGCCAGGTGCTGCGACTGCCGCCGGCATAG
- a CDS encoding retropepsin-like aspartic protease family protein — protein MRLKSTPPPSAPSAAATEPSVQSVARRGMLGFLLFWLLVMGVLYWAMQMYLKPAGVKVQSDGTVVIARDRDGHFRVEGFVNGQPVSFLVDTGASMVGVTESLAVRAGLQGGEPVRFRTANGERDGRMVVADQVRVATLVVSGLRVGTGYTGSTDRDGLLGQNFLRQFDVEIRGDRMLIHPRGGGSASK, from the coding sequence ATGCGCCTCAAATCCACGCCGCCTCCATCCGCCCCGTCCGCTGCGGCCACCGAGCCCAGCGTCCAGTCCGTCGCCCGCCGCGGCATGCTGGGCTTTTTGCTTTTCTGGCTGCTGGTCATGGGCGTGCTGTACTGGGCCATGCAGATGTACCTGAAGCCTGCCGGCGTCAAGGTCCAGTCCGACGGCACCGTGGTCATCGCGCGCGACCGCGACGGGCATTTCCGCGTGGAAGGCTTCGTCAACGGCCAGCCGGTGAGCTTCCTGGTGGACACGGGCGCCAGCATGGTCGGCGTGACCGAGTCGCTGGCCGTGCGCGCGGGTCTGCAAGGTGGCGAGCCCGTGCGCTTTCGCACCGCCAACGGCGAGCGTGACGGCCGCATGGTGGTGGCCGATCAGGTGCGCGTGGCCACGCTGGTGGTCAGCGGCCTGCGCGTGGGCACGGGCTATACGGGGAGTACCGACAGGGATGGATTGCTGGGCCAGAACTTCCTGCGCCAGTTCGACGTGGAGATACGGGGCGACCGCATGCTGATCCATCCGCGGGGTGGTGGATCGGCGTCGAAATGA
- a CDS encoding DsbA family protein produces MTTTAQPPFVLHYIFDPLCGWCYAAAPLVKAARQVPGVSLQWHGGGMLTGAHTRTITADWRNHVMPHDRRIAEMTGQPFGAAYFDGLLNDLGAVLDSEPPTTALLAAEDIASRGLDMLARQQQAHYVEGRRISDPAVLLELAQDLGLDVAAFTDAFQRLSGSATQAHIAQAREWLNLAQGQGFPTFALEFDHPEPDQPGQRAIQRIDIGPWLGDADGWARQLGEWVQQVAAITAGEQTAPQGEDCGPDGCALPKS; encoded by the coding sequence ATGACCACGACCGCGCAGCCGCCCTTTGTCCTCCACTACATCTTCGACCCGCTGTGCGGCTGGTGCTATGCCGCCGCGCCCCTGGTCAAGGCCGCGCGCCAGGTGCCCGGCGTCAGCCTGCAATGGCATGGCGGCGGCATGCTCACAGGTGCCCATACCCGCACCATCACGGCCGACTGGCGCAACCATGTGATGCCGCACGACCGGCGCATCGCCGAGATGACGGGCCAACCCTTCGGCGCGGCCTACTTCGACGGCCTGCTCAACGACCTGGGCGCCGTGCTGGACTCCGAGCCCCCCACCACGGCGCTGCTGGCAGCCGAGGACATCGCCAGCCGGGGCCTGGACATGCTGGCGCGCCAGCAACAGGCCCACTACGTCGAGGGCCGCCGCATCAGCGACCCGGCCGTGCTGCTGGAGCTGGCCCAGGACCTGGGCCTGGATGTGGCGGCCTTCACCGATGCCTTCCAGCGCCTGTCAGGCAGCGCCACCCAGGCCCACATCGCCCAGGCGCGCGAATGGCTGAACCTGGCCCAGGGCCAGGGTTTCCCGACCTTTGCGCTCGAGTTCGACCACCCGGAACCTGACCAGCCGGGCCAGCGCGCCATCCAGCGCATCGACATCGGTCCCTGGCTGGGCGATGCCGACGGCTGGGCCAGACAACTGGGCGAGTGGGTGCAGCAGGTTGCGGCCATCACCGCCGGCGAGCAGACCGCGCCCCAAGGCGAGGATTGCGGGCCCGATGGCTGTGCGCTGCCCAAGAGCTGA
- the icd gene encoding NADP-dependent isocitrate dehydrogenase has protein sequence MNRFQHIQVPAEGQKITVNADMSLNVPDQPIIPFIEGDGTGVDITPVMIKVVDAAVARAYGGKRKIQWMEVFAGEKSTRIYGPDVWLPEETMQALREYVVSIKGPLTTPVGGGIRSLNVALRQELDLYVCLRPVQYFKGVPSPLKEPEKTNMVIFRENSEDIYAGIEYEARSENARKLIDFLVKEMGVKKIRFPETSGIGVKPVSIEGTERLVRKAIQYAIDNDKPSVTLVHKGNIMKFTEGGFRDWGYALAAREFGAQPIDGGPWLKFKNPRTGRDIVIKDSIADAFLQQILLRPAEYSVVATLNLNGDYISDALAAQVGGIGIAPGANMSDSVACFEATHGTAPKYAGKDYVNPGSEILSAEMMLRHMGWREAADLVISALEKAIQSKQVTYDFARLMDGATQVSCSGFGEVMISKMD, from the coding sequence ATGAACCGCTTCCAGCACATCCAGGTGCCGGCCGAGGGCCAGAAGATCACTGTCAACGCCGACATGTCGTTGAACGTGCCAGACCAGCCCATCATTCCTTTCATTGAAGGCGACGGCACCGGCGTGGACATCACGCCGGTGATGATCAAGGTGGTGGATGCCGCCGTGGCCAGGGCCTATGGCGGCAAGCGCAAGATCCAGTGGATGGAGGTCTTCGCAGGCGAGAAATCCACGCGCATCTACGGCCCCGATGTCTGGCTGCCCGAAGAAACCATGCAAGCCCTGCGCGAGTACGTGGTCTCCATCAAGGGCCCGCTGACCACGCCCGTGGGCGGCGGCATCCGCTCGCTGAACGTGGCACTGCGCCAGGAGCTGGACCTCTACGTCTGCCTGCGCCCCGTGCAGTACTTCAAGGGCGTGCCCTCGCCGCTGAAGGAGCCCGAGAAGACCAACATGGTCATCTTCCGCGAGAACTCCGAGGACATCTACGCGGGCATCGAGTACGAGGCCCGCAGCGAAAACGCCAGGAAGCTCATCGACTTCCTGGTCAAGGAGATGGGCGTCAAGAAGATCCGCTTCCCCGAGACCTCGGGCATCGGCGTCAAGCCCGTGTCCATCGAGGGCACGGAGCGCCTGGTGCGCAAGGCCATCCAGTACGCCATCGACAACGACAAGCCCAGCGTGACCCTGGTCCACAAGGGCAACATCATGAAGTTCACCGAAGGGGGCTTCCGCGACTGGGGCTATGCGCTGGCCGCGCGCGAGTTCGGCGCCCAGCCCATCGACGGCGGACCCTGGCTCAAGTTCAAGAACCCGCGCACGGGCCGGGACATCGTCATCAAGGACTCCATCGCCGATGCCTTCCTGCAGCAGATCCTGCTGCGCCCGGCCGAGTACTCGGTGGTGGCCACGCTCAACCTCAACGGCGACTACATCTCGGACGCGCTGGCGGCCCAGGTCGGCGGCATCGGCATCGCGCCGGGCGCCAACATGTCCGACTCCGTGGCCTGCTTCGAGGCCACGCACGGCACGGCCCCCAAGTACGCGGGCAAGGACTACGTGAACCCGGGCTCCGAAATCCTCTCGGCCGAGATGATGCTGCGCCACATGGGCTGGCGCGAGGCGGCCGACCTGGTCATCAGCGCGCTGGAAAAGGCCATCCAGAGCAAGCAGGTGACCTACGACTTCGCCCGCCTGATGGACGGCGCCACCCAGGTGTCGTGCTCCGGCTTTGGCGAGGTGATGATCTCCAAGATGGATTGA